In Oryza sativa Japonica Group chromosome 3, ASM3414082v1, one DNA window encodes the following:
- the LOC107278586 gene encoding uncharacterized protein has translation MSPQALLLAAAAAAIVVAGAASAAGGGVQPNGAANDLLPKYGLPRGLIPDSVASYSFDEATGEFEIHLAGTCYVWFGSHLVYYERSVRGRLSYGAISDLSGIQAKKLFLWVSVTGIVAHPDQGTVEFQVGFVSEALPASQFDAVPACGAGAQLRGAAGVIRELGLLPVAEA, from the coding sequence ATGTCTCCTCaagctctcctcctcgccgccgccgccgccgccatcgtcgtcgccggcgccgcctccgcggccggcggcggcgtccagccGAACGGCGCGGCGAACGACCTCCTCCCGAAGTACGGCCTCCCCAGGGGCCTCATCCCGGACTCCGTAGCCTCCTACAGCTTCGACGAGGCCACGGGGGAGTTCGAGATCCACCTGGCGGGGACCTGCTACGTCTGGTTCGGCTCCCACCTCGTCTACTACGAGAGGAGCGTCCGCGGCCGCCTCTCGTACGGCGCCATCTCCGACCTCTCCGGCATCCAGGCCAAGAAGCTCTTCCTCTGGGTCTCCGTCACCGGGATCGTCGCGCACCCGGACCAGGGCACCGTCGAGTTCCAGGTCGGCTTCGTCTCCGAGGCGCTCCCGGCGTCGCAGTTCGACGCGGTGCCCGcctgcggcgccggcgcgcagcTCCGCGGCGCTGCCGGGGTTATCCGGGAGCTTGGCCTGCTCCCCGTGGCTGAG